The Rhinoderma darwinii isolate aRhiDar2 chromosome 11, aRhiDar2.hap1, whole genome shotgun sequence genome window below encodes:
- the LOC142663796 gene encoding histone H4, translated as MSGRGKGGKGLGKGGAKRHRKVLRDNIQGITKPAIRRLARRGGVKRISGLIYEETRGVLKVFLENVIRDAVTYTEHAKRKTVTAMDVVYALKRQGRTLYGFGG; from the coding sequence ATGTCTGGTCGtggtaaaggaggaaaaggactcggaaagggcggtgctaagcggcacaggaaggtgctccgtgataacatccagggcatcaccaagcctgcaatccgccgtctagctcgcaggggaggcgtcaaacgcatctccggtctcatctatgaagagactcgcggcgtcctgaaggttttcctggagaacgtcatccgtgacgccgtcacctacaccgagcacGCCAAGAGGAAGACTGTCACCGCTATGGACGTGGTGTACGCGCTCAAACGCCAGGGCCGCACTCTCTACGGCTTCGGAGGTTAA
- the LOC142663014 gene encoding histone H3, with the protein MARTKQTARKSTGGKAPRKQLATKAARKSAPATGGVKKPHRYRPGTVALREIRRYQKSTELLIRKLPFQRLVREIAQDFKTDLRFQSSAVMALQEASEAYLVGLFEDTNLCAIHAKRVTIMPKDIQLARRIRGERA; encoded by the coding sequence ATGGCCAGAACAAAGCAGACTGCGCGTAAATCCACCGGCGGGAAAGCGCCCCGCAAGCAGCTGGCTACTAAAGCTGCACGGAAGAGCGCTCCTGCTACCGGCGGAGTGAAGAAGCCTCATCGTTACCGCCCTGGCACAGTCGCTCTCCGTGAAATCCGCCGCTACCAGAAGTCCACCGAGCTTCTTATCCGTAAGCTGCCCTTCCAGCGCCTGGTGCGAGAGATCGCTCAGGACTTCAAGACCGATCTGCGCTTCCAGAGCTCGGCAGTCATGGCTCTGCAGGAGGCCAGCGAGGCTTATCTGGTCGGACTGTTTGAGGATACCAACCTGTGCGCCATCCACGCCAAGAGGGTCACCATCATGCCCAAAGACATTCAACTGGCCCGCAGGATCCGTGGGGAGAGGGCTTAG